In the bacterium genome, one interval contains:
- a CDS encoding peptide ligase PGM1-related protein, giving the protein MGESAKGAKPEFGYRAITSLGISSREASDRYDRLQQKLVPLWKSISSINEEEQTIIVVPSMSMPDSDLGTMELAYEERFLFLLLLLRQPKARLIYITAMPVQRAIIDYYLGLLPGVILDHARKRLFLLSPNDGSSSPLTQKILERPRFMQKIRETVINPDRAHIIPFNTTILERDLALRLGIPMYGADPKYFPLGSKSGCRRLFAEEGVPHPIGYENLTSIGQVVEAICNIRAQKEVPRVILKLNEGVSGEGNAQVDLKGLPAPGSAQEPDAVAGKLRRMQMESSAIGFKTYVEKLAHRGGIVEEMLQAEEVRSPSVQMRVTPLGDLQILSTHDQLLGGRGGQSYLGAKFPADEAYAATISREAAKVGKRLAKEGVIGRFAMDFLVVRSQGTDWTPYAIELNLRKGGTTHPFLTLQFLTDGSYDPETAKFMAPSGMQKCLVASDHVKSPNYKSLTVEDLLDLAVREKLHFDQTRQTGVVFHMMRAISEHGRTGLTAIANSHEEAYALYERAVSAITQEAETALKDPGLPE; this is encoded by the coding sequence ATGGGTGAATCCGCAAAAGGCGCCAAACCGGAATTCGGTTACCGGGCCATTACATCATTGGGAATTTCCAGTCGTGAAGCGTCGGATCGTTACGATCGCTTGCAGCAAAAATTAGTTCCGCTCTGGAAATCGATCAGCTCCATAAATGAGGAGGAACAAACCATCATTGTTGTGCCTTCCATGTCCATGCCGGATAGCGACCTGGGTACAATGGAACTGGCGTACGAAGAGCGATTTCTATTTTTGCTTCTGCTGTTGCGACAGCCAAAGGCCCGGCTGATCTACATCACCGCGATGCCCGTTCAGCGCGCCATCATTGATTATTACCTTGGGCTTTTACCTGGAGTCATTCTCGATCACGCGCGGAAACGTTTGTTTTTACTTTCTCCCAATGACGGATCGAGCAGTCCTCTTACTCAAAAGATATTGGAGCGACCAAGATTTATGCAAAAGATCCGCGAAACGGTGATTAATCCGGATCGCGCGCACATCATTCCTTTTAACACGACCATACTGGAGCGGGACCTCGCCCTACGGCTGGGCATTCCCATGTATGGCGCAGATCCAAAGTATTTTCCACTTGGATCAAAAAGCGGATGCCGCCGTTTGTTTGCAGAAGAGGGCGTGCCTCATCCCATTGGTTATGAGAACCTCACCAGTATTGGTCAGGTGGTGGAGGCAATCTGCAACATTCGCGCACAGAAAGAAGTGCCCAGAGTCATTTTGAAATTAAATGAAGGAGTGTCAGGAGAAGGGAATGCTCAGGTGGATCTCAAAGGACTTCCGGCGCCCGGTTCGGCTCAGGAGCCGGACGCAGTCGCGGGGAAATTGCGGCGGATGCAAATGGAATCGTCTGCAATCGGCTTCAAGACGTATGTGGAAAAACTGGCGCATCGCGGCGGCATTGTTGAAGAAATGCTTCAGGCGGAAGAAGTGCGATCTCCCTCCGTACAAATGCGAGTTACTCCTCTTGGCGATTTGCAGATTCTCTCTACCCATGATCAGCTCCTGGGAGGCCGTGGCGGGCAAAGTTATCTGGGAGCAAAATTTCCTGCTGATGAGGCTTACGCGGCGACGATCAGCCGGGAAGCAGCAAAGGTCGGAAAGAGACTTGCAAAAGAAGGTGTCATCGGACGCTTTGCCATGGATTTTCTGGTGGTGCGTTCGCAGGGGACTGACTGGACTCCTTATGCCATCGAGCTCAATCTTCGCAAAGGCGGTACCACACATCCTTTTCTGACATTGCAGTTTTTGACAGATGGCTCCTATGATCCCGAAACGGCGAAGTTTATGGCGCCCTCAGGAATGCAAAAATGTCTGGTGGCGAGCGATCATGTGAAATCGCCAAACTATAAAAGCCTGACAGTCGAAGATCTGTTGGATCTTGCCGTGCGGGAAAAGCTTCACTTTGATCAAACGCGGCAAACAGGAGTTGTGTTTCATATGATGCGCGCTATTTCTGAACATGGCCGAACGGGTCTGACTGCTATCGCGAATTCGCATGAAGAAGCTTACGCGTTGTATGAACGCGCGGTCTCTGCCATCACCCAGGAAGCAGAGACCGCGCTGAAGGATCCGGGCTTGCCGGAGTAA
- a CDS encoding CHAT domain-containing protein has product KTQGGAVLSAAWNLVDIARYQMLLKKPTAESTLKEAMSVFEKAKLAEGVTSALQTLGDLRLTEKNFMEAEKLLSQVTLEDEKSGYILNWEAWYSLGLAKKGLKKRAEALESFRKSIAIIEKLRNSVVGQNRQEQLFLNKYRKIYDSFIETLLVSDAPQRNDILEANFLLERLKIAEAQENSRGVVSSTEDPKKQAARRKIQSLHFSEVDIEKQIKEELSKPLPDKKRLQHLRELQRANRQESSEYTAKLKEQYPDLFEDQEVKPEQLEALMEDLPPDVMILVPTLLEEKKKVAILGYTRAAPFYREKDVTSKEDFYEKLNDFRNLLSSTRSSEADIKQVGHELYELLIEPVEYLFSDVKLLIVSPSGRLRNIPFQALNDGNRYLIEKMPIVNLAYLKISPPQYATHMRLFAIANPDTQLQGADEQVDKLQGLFPITIKRHAEATQAALKWVEGENDYSILIFASHAELNDAEPRKSYIQLAGDEQLTYSAISGFKTYWKNVDLVVLSACKTAQQPLSTDNSAAHNIAFEFDKSGVHSTIATLWQVMDLSTSDLFTSFFLAVKKKEPMGRALQKAQIDLMKSEKYSHPFYWAPFIFIGDWR; this is encoded by the coding sequence AAAACTCAAGGTGGAGCTGTTTTAAGTGCCGCCTGGAACTTAGTCGACATCGCCAGATATCAAATGTTGCTGAAAAAGCCAACGGCAGAGTCCACATTGAAGGAAGCGATGTCTGTTTTTGAGAAAGCAAAACTGGCAGAGGGAGTTACATCTGCTTTGCAGACGCTGGGTGATCTCCGATTGACAGAAAAAAACTTCATGGAGGCTGAAAAGCTATTGTCACAGGTCACTCTGGAAGATGAAAAAAGCGGATACATTCTGAATTGGGAAGCGTGGTATTCCCTCGGATTAGCGAAAAAAGGTCTCAAAAAGCGTGCTGAAGCGCTGGAGTCCTTCAGAAAAAGCATCGCAATTATCGAAAAGCTTCGTAACTCTGTGGTTGGACAAAACCGGCAAGAGCAATTATTCCTGAACAAATACAGAAAGATATACGATTCATTCATTGAAACTTTGCTCGTGTCCGATGCTCCCCAAAGAAATGATATTCTCGAAGCAAATTTTCTCCTGGAACGGTTAAAAATAGCTGAAGCGCAGGAAAATTCCCGCGGTGTTGTATCTTCCACCGAAGATCCTAAGAAGCAAGCGGCAAGGCGCAAAATTCAATCGCTTCACTTTTCGGAAGTGGACATAGAAAAACAAATCAAAGAAGAGCTGTCAAAACCATTGCCGGACAAAAAACGTTTGCAACACTTACGTGAATTACAGCGCGCAAACAGGCAGGAGTCTTCGGAATACACGGCGAAGCTCAAGGAACAATATCCGGATTTGTTTGAGGATCAGGAAGTCAAACCGGAACAGCTCGAAGCTTTGATGGAGGATCTACCGCCTGACGTTATGATTCTTGTTCCTACTCTACTGGAAGAAAAGAAAAAAGTTGCGATTCTAGGCTACACGCGAGCGGCTCCATTCTACAGGGAAAAAGATGTAACGAGCAAAGAAGATTTTTATGAAAAGCTGAACGATTTCAGAAATCTTCTTAGCTCGACACGCAGCAGCGAAGCGGATATCAAACAGGTGGGTCATGAGCTTTATGAGCTGCTGATTGAGCCGGTCGAGTATCTTTTTTCGGATGTCAAACTTCTGATCGTTTCACCATCCGGCAGATTGCGAAATATTCCCTTCCAGGCATTGAACGACGGCAATCGATATCTCATAGAAAAAATGCCGATCGTAAATCTTGCATACCTGAAGATTTCACCCCCACAGTACGCAACGCACATGCGTCTTTTTGCCATTGCAAATCCGGATACACAATTGCAAGGGGCCGATGAACAAGTCGACAAATTGCAGGGATTGTTTCCCATTACAATCAAACGGCACGCCGAAGCAACTCAGGCAGCGTTGAAATGGGTTGAAGGTGAAAATGACTATTCCATATTAATCTTCGCTTCACATGCGGAATTAAATGATGCAGAGCCACGAAAGTCTTATATCCAGCTGGCAGGAGACGAGCAGCTCACTTATTCCGCTATTTCCGGTTTTAAGACTTACTGGAAGAATGTGGATCTCGTGGTTCTTAGCGCGTGCAAAACAGCGCAGCAACCGTTGTCCACAGACAACTCTGCAGCGCATAACATTGCGTTTGAATTCGATAAAAGCGGTGTGCACTCTACAATCGCCACACTGTGGCAAGTGATGGATCTCTCCACATCCGATCTATTTACCAGTTTCTTTCTCGCTGTAAAAAAGAAGGAACCAATGGGGCGAGCTCTGCAAAAGGCGCAAATCGATTTAATGAAATCAGAAAAATATTCGCATCCCTTCTACTGGGCTCCGTTTATTTTTATTGGCGATTGGCGTTAA
- a CDS encoding VWA domain-containing protein, translated as MKKQHLLALITLAAVLFCFGRDGSTKTQTKAPAPPVAQQSVIDVAFCLDTTGSMSGLLEGAKTKIWSIVNTISTAQPRPVLRIALVGYRDLQDTYVTKTYDFTPNLETMYSHLREFHADGGGDTPEHVNQALHESIQKLSWSKNPAALKILYLVGDAPPHMDYQDGFDYRKVSRRAAATGIIINTIQCGSMDGTRQVWQEISRMAEGKYAAIDQTGGMVNINSPYDAELTRLSGELNKTYVAYGKSGAKSLADQSEHDTVAADAPSAAAERASTKASGLYKNESWDLVDAVKEDNKKLDKLAAEELPADMRGLSRDQQRSYLKQKEGERANLQKQIQDLSRKRESHIEAEKKKSGTKKDAFDEQVLSTLKEQGKDKGIKFE; from the coding sequence ATGAAGAAACAGCACTTGTTGGCGCTCATCACCCTCGCGGCGGTTCTATTCTGTTTTGGCCGTGACGGATCCACGAAAACACAAACCAAAGCACCGGCTCCTCCGGTTGCACAACAGTCGGTCATTGACGTTGCCTTTTGCCTGGACACGACCGGCAGCATGTCAGGATTGCTGGAAGGCGCAAAGACCAAAATCTGGTCGATCGTGAATACGATCTCCACCGCCCAACCCAGACCCGTATTGAGAATTGCTCTTGTGGGCTATCGCGATTTGCAGGACACTTACGTCACAAAGACTTATGATTTCACTCCGAATCTGGAAACGATGTACAGTCACCTTCGCGAATTTCACGCGGATGGTGGCGGCGATACACCGGAGCATGTCAATCAGGCGTTGCATGAATCCATTCAAAAGCTGAGCTGGTCGAAGAACCCGGCGGCTTTGAAAATTCTTTATCTCGTAGGAGATGCGCCGCCGCATATGGACTATCAAGATGGTTTTGATTATCGAAAAGTTTCCCGGCGCGCGGCCGCAACAGGGATCATTATCAATACCATTCAGTGCGGGAGCATGGATGGAACGCGTCAAGTCTGGCAAGAAATTTCGCGGATGGCCGAAGGAAAGTACGCCGCCATTGATCAGACTGGCGGAATGGTAAACATCAACTCCCCCTATGATGCGGAACTGACGCGGCTCAGCGGAGAGTTGAACAAAACATACGTCGCTTATGGAAAATCGGGTGCCAAAAGTCTGGCGGACCAAAGCGAACATGATACGGTTGCTGCAGACGCTCCATCGGCCGCTGCGGAACGCGCTTCCACGAAAGCTTCCGGCCTTTACAAGAATGAATCCTGGGATCTGGTCGATGCTGTCAAGGAAGACAACAAGAAGCTCGATAAACTTGCAGCCGAGGAACTACCTGCTGATATGCGGGGTCTTTCCCGTGATCAACAGAGATCGTACTTAAAGCAAAAAGAAGGAGAAAGAGCGAATCTGCAAAAGCAGATTCAGGATCTTTCCAGGAAACGAGAAAGCCACATCGAAGCTGAGAAGAAGAAATCGGGAACTAAGAAAGACGCATTCGATGAACAGGTACTCAGCACACTAAAAGAACAGGGTAAGGATAAGGGAATTAAATTTGAATAA
- a CDS encoding LytTR family DNA-binding domain-containing protein, whose amino-acid sequence MKFRVILIDDEPPARKKLRYFLKKDPRIEIVGEADNGLAAIRLIEELRPDLVFLDIQMPHMNGFEVLQELRSHRPQVIFTTAYDQYAVRAFEVRALDYLLKPFDEQRFQEALARVFQNKNTRKEVDEKIEDLLGELQSKQSFLRRILMRSEGRIFFIKTDQIHWIEAEEKYVRIHTGKESYLHRETMNALEAKLDPDRFVRIHRSQIVNMDRIKELQAWSHGDYMVVLTDETKLPLGRAYREKFLRAFEYRR is encoded by the coding sequence ATGAAGTTTCGGGTTATTCTGATAGATGACGAACCGCCGGCAAGGAAAAAACTTCGCTATTTTTTGAAGAAGGATCCGCGGATAGAGATCGTTGGCGAAGCGGACAACGGGTTGGCTGCCATCCGCCTGATTGAGGAACTTCGTCCCGATCTCGTTTTCCTGGATATACAGATGCCGCATATGAATGGTTTTGAAGTGCTCCAGGAATTGCGGTCCCATCGCCCTCAGGTCATATTTACAACCGCTTACGATCAATATGCAGTCCGAGCATTCGAAGTGCGCGCACTCGATTATCTGCTTAAGCCGTTTGACGAACAGCGTTTTCAAGAAGCACTCGCGCGTGTTTTTCAGAACAAGAACACTCGTAAAGAGGTCGATGAAAAAATCGAAGACCTGCTGGGTGAATTACAATCGAAGCAAAGTTTTTTGCGCCGTATCTTGATGCGTTCTGAAGGGAGAATCTTTTTTATCAAGACAGATCAGATTCACTGGATCGAAGCAGAAGAGAAATATGTGAGGATTCACACAGGAAAAGAGTCTTACCTCCACAGAGAAACGATGAATGCACTCGAGGCAAAGTTGGATCCCGATCGTTTTGTGCGAATTCACCGCTCGCAAATTGTCAACATGGATCGTATCAAAGAGCTGCAAGCCTGGTCCCACGGCGATTACATGGTGGTATTGACCGATGAAACCAAACTGCCCCTGGGCCGGGCGTACCGCGAAAAATTCCTACGCGCATTTGAGTACAGGCGTTAG
- a CDS encoding DinB family protein, with the protein MKKTREELLSEALKTHADAVAGFALAARNVPTGNWSPDQERWTAAQITEHLTLVYEVLLRELSGGSGMRIVTNFWQKALARWLVLRPILNSGIFPKGARAPKETRPMSVRADQQIAVATFEELAGAFQEKVQLVYSQDPNAKLTHAYFGAYTLDSAVLLCAQHVLHHCNHLKF; encoded by the coding sequence ATGAAAAAAACGCGTGAGGAACTCCTGTCCGAGGCCCTGAAGACGCATGCGGATGCTGTGGCCGGATTCGCTCTTGCAGCCAGGAACGTACCAACCGGGAACTGGTCTCCAGATCAAGAGAGATGGACTGCGGCGCAAATTACCGAACATCTCACGCTGGTTTATGAAGTGTTGTTGCGGGAGTTGAGTGGCGGTTCCGGAATGAGGATCGTCACAAACTTCTGGCAGAAAGCTCTTGCGCGATGGTTAGTTTTGCGCCCGATACTCAACTCCGGCATTTTTCCGAAGGGAGCGAGAGCACCCAAAGAAACACGGCCGATGAGTGTGCGCGCGGATCAGCAAATTGCAGTCGCCACTTTTGAAGAGCTGGCCGGAGCTTTTCAAGAGAAAGTTCAGCTCGTATACAGCCAGGATCCAAATGCAAAACTTACACATGCTTACTTTGGCGCTTACACACTGGACAGCGCTGTACTTCTTTGCGCGCAGCATGTTCTGCATCACTGCAATCACCTGAAATTCTAA
- a CDS encoding acyltransferase family protein: MKTQRRYDLDWLRVIAFTILILFHTGMMFNTWDWHIKNNQTTESIEDLMQFVGQWRMPLLFFISGAAVWFALQRHGAGKFSIERVKRLLIPLLFGMLVIVPPQIYYERLLHGISFTSYFDFYKTVLQFQPYPEGNFSWHHLWYLPYIFVFSFLGLPFFLWLRKAGGKERIAKMLQWIEKRNGLLLFGVPIAVSEIVLRPFWPGNANNLLGDWAQFTTTFLIFCSGYILVSYEPIWDSIEKYRFRALFFGVFTMTAVSLFWIADQELDLLPRSFYRFCRSMNIWCWVLTILGLARRHLKTNHSILKYATEAVYPFYIVHQTITIMIGFPLIHSSWSIGTKFLMVALGTFLFSWIVFEVTRRMNWTRVLFGMKPLPRLSGGLQFNATVPLASK, from the coding sequence ATGAAAACCCAACGACGTTATGATCTTGACTGGCTTCGCGTGATCGCTTTCACAATCCTGATCCTGTTTCATACAGGAATGATGTTCAATACCTGGGATTGGCACATCAAGAACAATCAAACGACCGAATCGATCGAAGACCTGATGCAGTTTGTCGGTCAGTGGCGTATGCCACTCCTTTTCTTCATATCTGGCGCGGCCGTTTGGTTCGCGCTGCAGCGGCACGGCGCGGGAAAATTCTCAATCGAACGCGTGAAGCGACTGCTGATTCCACTGCTTTTTGGAATGCTGGTAATCGTTCCCCCGCAGATCTATTATGAGCGGCTGCTTCACGGAATTTCCTTTACTTCCTATTTCGATTTTTACAAAACCGTTCTTCAGTTCCAACCTTACCCGGAGGGAAATTTCAGTTGGCATCACCTGTGGTATCTTCCTTACATTTTCGTATTCTCTTTTCTGGGGTTGCCTTTCTTTCTGTGGCTCAGGAAGGCCGGCGGCAAGGAACGGATCGCAAAAATGCTGCAATGGATCGAGAAGCGAAATGGTTTGCTCCTGTTCGGCGTTCCGATCGCAGTCAGTGAAATCGTGCTGCGACCTTTCTGGCCGGGCAACGCGAATAATCTGCTGGGGGATTGGGCGCAGTTCACAACAACTTTTCTAATTTTTTGTTCAGGGTACATCCTTGTTTCTTATGAACCAATCTGGGATAGCATCGAAAAATACCGGTTTCGCGCGCTATTCTTCGGAGTGTTCACCATGACTGCTGTGAGTTTGTTCTGGATTGCGGATCAGGAGCTTGACCTGCTTCCCAGGTCCTTCTACCGTTTTTGCCGGAGCATGAACATCTGGTGCTGGGTTCTGACGATTCTGGGACTCGCGCGAAGGCACTTGAAAACCAATCATTCCATTTTGAAATACGCCACCGAAGCGGTCTATCCTTTCTACATAGTTCATCAGACAATCACGATCATGATAGGCTTTCCTTTAATCCACTCCTCCTGGAGCATAGGCACGAAATTCTTGATGGTTGCCTTGGGAACATTTCTGTTTTCCTGGATCGTTTTCGAAGTAACCAGAAGGATGAACTGGACACGAGTTCTTTTTGGAATGAAACCATTGCCTCGCCTCTCTGGCGGTTTACAATTCAACGCGACCGTCCCTTTAGCATCAAAATGA
- a CDS encoding histidine kinase, which produces MNRSKWLVLLGICTFLGLLSFSIAYTEERLDGESTPFYYPLIYELTGAYGVFVLLPPVLWFMERYPVTRLSWYRAVPFHILMSVLFGVTHTLLMTLSRMAIYAVVALGTYKLGDPFFRFIMEYQKQFLIYAAILIGHHLVRQYQANREREHRTAELELQAEQLKAKFAEAQLQTLKGQIQPHFLFNTLNMISSTMYEDVGKADRLMTRVSGLLRLTLEQSGKEKIALRQELDFLYLYFEIMKARFEEKFHFHMSIDRETENALVPNLVLQPFVENAIKHNESEVIELEIKARRDGKYLVLQVCDNGPGLREPDPYLKGIGLANTRDRLRHLYRTEQALSFENRPGGGLIVTIQVPFEEEPSMQPL; this is translated from the coding sequence ATGAATCGATCAAAATGGTTGGTCCTGCTTGGAATATGCACGTTCCTGGGACTTCTCAGCTTCAGCATTGCGTATACCGAAGAGCGGTTGGACGGCGAGTCCACTCCCTTTTACTATCCGCTGATCTATGAACTGACCGGCGCGTACGGCGTATTCGTATTGCTTCCGCCTGTTCTATGGTTTATGGAGAGGTACCCAGTTACCAGGTTGAGCTGGTACCGGGCCGTTCCCTTTCATATTCTGATGAGCGTTCTGTTCGGCGTGACTCATACACTGTTGATGACGTTGTCGCGAATGGCTATTTATGCTGTGGTTGCACTGGGAACGTACAAACTGGGCGATCCATTCTTCCGGTTTATCATGGAATATCAGAAGCAGTTTCTCATTTATGCCGCGATCCTTATCGGTCACCATCTTGTGCGTCAGTATCAAGCGAACCGCGAGCGGGAACACAGGACCGCCGAATTGGAGCTTCAGGCGGAACAACTAAAAGCAAAATTCGCGGAAGCTCAGTTGCAAACGCTGAAAGGGCAGATTCAACCTCACTTCCTTTTTAACACTCTGAACATGATTTCCTCAACCATGTATGAAGACGTCGGAAAAGCGGACCGTTTGATGACGCGAGTGAGCGGTTTGCTGAGGTTAACCCTGGAGCAATCCGGAAAAGAGAAGATTGCTCTGCGGCAAGAGCTCGATTTCCTGTATCTGTATTTTGAGATTATGAAAGCTCGATTTGAAGAGAAGTTCCATTTTCATATGTCGATAGACCGCGAGACTGAAAATGCTCTTGTGCCGAATTTGGTTTTGCAGCCATTCGTGGAGAATGCGATCAAGCACAATGAATCAGAAGTGATCGAGCTGGAAATCAAAGCCAGACGGGATGGAAAGTATCTTGTCTTGCAGGTTTGTGACAACGGCCCGGGCTTGCGTGAACCTGATCCGTACTTAAAAGGGATCGGTCTGGCCAATACTCGTGACCGTCTCAGGCATCTGTACCGGACAGAGCAAGCCTTGAGCTTCGAGAATCGTCCGGGAGGAGGGCTCATCGTTACGATTCAAGTTCCATTCGAAGAAGAACCTTCAATGCAGCCGTTATGA
- a CDS encoding carbohydrate binding family 9 domain-containing protein: MKLKSIFGIFLCSVLFLKITAQAAERVTPPSPQPLPRTSGSMNLDGELDDPIWKEALVIDRFYETSPGDNIPAKAKTTAYVTYDDDYFYIGIKADDPDPKKIRAPYVERDQVIGTDDNIAVFLDTRNDKRSAIELRVNPRGIQADGIFDDTNQSEDFSPDYFYDTAAKLTPEGWQAEFRIPMTTLRYPKTDPQTWRILIWRNYPRDFRYAFYSAPIPRGSNCYICHTHELTNINRLPSSRHLVVAPFATASELWHRRDPNDLDSSFTNDPVDGDFGVDVKWNPTANSAIDATIQPDFSQVESDVPQIATNQRFALFFPEKRPFFLEGSDLFNSPIQMVYTRTITNPQWGLRATGKMGDFSYTVLSSKDEGGGLVVIPGPTFSAFALQDFKSFVSLGRLRRDFGSSFGSFLFSDREISGGGHNRVFGPDGQWRPTDSDIVTGQFLYSDTENPDRPELSPFFDGAQLKSHAAHVNWNHQKRKYDWRIQYNDLGDEFRADTGFVPQVGFREVDAAGGFRFYPSSGPLAFIRTYAVADKFFLQNGDNLGHDYFPGIFLIGSRNLNSQIEFHNNEVKVGDQLLTQNYLSYFVQFDPSRRLPRITFFGRTGDLIDFDNGRVGNGANFGVQGTVRPWDNLTLTGDATREWLNLNEPDASGRLYTASIARLKAVYVFNARSFVRLIGQYVTTERDPSLYTLDVPKRDGSFLGSVLYGYRLNWQTVFFVGYGDNGIVTESNSRVRTNRSLFLKISYAWQQ; the protein is encoded by the coding sequence GTGAAGCTGAAGTCTATCTTTGGAATTTTCCTTTGTAGCGTCCTTTTCCTGAAGATTACCGCGCAGGCAGCAGAGCGTGTGACTCCACCGTCACCGCAACCTCTACCTAGAACTTCTGGATCCATGAATCTGGATGGTGAACTGGACGATCCCATCTGGAAAGAAGCACTGGTCATCGATCGTTTCTATGAAACCTCTCCGGGCGACAACATACCGGCTAAAGCAAAAACAACAGCTTATGTTACCTATGACGATGATTATTTCTACATCGGGATCAAAGCGGATGATCCGGATCCTAAGAAGATACGGGCACCATACGTCGAAAGAGATCAGGTGATTGGAACGGACGACAACATCGCTGTGTTTCTGGACACTCGCAACGACAAACGCAGTGCCATAGAATTGCGCGTGAATCCACGGGGAATTCAGGCGGATGGGATCTTCGATGACACGAATCAGTCGGAAGACTTTTCGCCGGATTACTTTTATGATACGGCAGCCAAACTGACTCCGGAAGGATGGCAGGCGGAATTCAGGATTCCGATGACAACGCTTCGTTATCCCAAAACCGATCCACAAACATGGCGCATTCTCATATGGCGCAACTATCCGCGTGATTTTCGTTATGCATTTTACAGTGCCCCGATCCCACGCGGCTCAAACTGCTATATCTGTCACACTCATGAATTGACAAACATCAACAGGCTTCCTTCTTCGCGGCATCTGGTGGTCGCACCCTTCGCGACGGCTTCTGAACTGTGGCATCGCAGAGATCCCAACGATCTGGACTCTTCTTTTACCAATGATCCGGTCGATGGAGACTTCGGTGTGGATGTGAAATGGAATCCGACAGCCAATAGCGCAATCGACGCAACGATTCAACCCGACTTCTCTCAGGTGGAATCTGATGTCCCACAAATCGCCACCAACCAGCGTTTCGCTTTGTTTTTCCCTGAAAAGCGTCCTTTTTTCCTGGAAGGATCCGATCTATTCAACTCGCCAATTCAAATGGTCTATACGCGAACCATCACTAATCCTCAATGGGGTTTGCGCGCCACAGGCAAGATGGGTGATTTTTCCTATACCGTTCTCTCATCCAAGGACGAAGGGGGAGGATTGGTCGTCATTCCCGGCCCTACATTTTCCGCATTCGCTTTGCAGGATTTCAAATCTTTCGTTTCACTTGGCAGGCTGCGTCGCGATTTTGGCAGCTCCTTTGGAAGCTTTCTGTTTAGTGATCGCGAAATCTCAGGAGGTGGTCACAACAGAGTATTTGGACCGGATGGACAATGGCGACCGACGGATTCCGATATTGTTACGGGTCAGTTTCTTTACAGCGATACGGAAAATCCGGACCGCCCGGAACTATCGCCATTTTTTGATGGAGCGCAATTGAAGTCTCACGCCGCTCATGTCAATTGGAATCATCAAAAACGAAAATATGATTGGCGCATTCAATACAACGACCTGGGGGATGAGTTCCGCGCGGATACAGGCTTTGTGCCGCAGGTCGGTTTTCGGGAGGTGGATGCGGCCGGCGGTTTTCGATTCTATCCAAGCAGCGGTCCTCTTGCTTTTATTCGCACATACGCCGTTGCAGATAAATTCTTTCTGCAAAACGGCGATAACCTCGGCCACGATTATTTTCCGGGAATTTTTCTCATTGGTAGCCGCAATCTAAACTCGCAGATTGAATTTCACAATAACGAAGTTAAGGTCGGTGATCAGCTACTCACTCAGAATTATCTTTCTTACTTTGTGCAATTCGATCCTTCACGCCGCCTCCCACGCATCACTTTTTTCGGACGAACCGGAGATTTGATCGATTTTGATAACGGACGCGTCGGGAACGGAGCGAACTTCGGTGTACAAGGAACGGTACGGCCCTGGGATAACCTGACATTAACGGGCGATGCCACTCGCGAATGGCTGAATCTGAACGAGCCTGACGCAAGTGGAAGACTCTACACCGCTTCTATTGCGCGACTGAAAGCTGTGTATGTTTTTAACGCCCGTTCTTTTGTGCGACTGATCGGACAGTATGTGACGACCGAACGGGATCCTAGCCTCTATACACTTGATGTTCCCAAACGAGATGGATCTTTCCTTGGCTCGGTTTTGTATGGTTATCGATTGAACTGGCAAACAGTCTTTTTTGTTGGTTATGGCGATAACGGAATCGTGACAGAAAGCAATTCACGAGTGCGAACAAACCGGTCGCTATTCTTGAAAATCTCCTACGCCTGGCAGCAGTAA